In Chryseobacterium gleum, a single genomic region encodes these proteins:
- a CDS encoding DUF4133 domain-containing protein → MNYNINKGIGRTVEFKGLKAQYLFIFAGGLLGTLILVMILYMAGVNSYICLFLGAGGASLIVWQTFSLNRKYGEHGLMKIAANKRHPRYIICRKPVHRYLKFTPKQNAV, encoded by the coding sequence ATGAATTACAATATCAACAAAGGCATCGGCAGGACGGTGGAATTTAAAGGGCTGAAAGCACAATACCTGTTCATTTTCGCAGGCGGGCTGCTCGGTACGCTCATCCTTGTGATGATACTGTATATGGCAGGCGTCAATTCTTACATCTGCCTGTTCCTCGGAGCAGGTGGTGCTTCGCTCATCGTATGGCAGACCTTTTCGCTGAACCGCAAGTATGGCGAACACGGGCTGATGAAAATTGCAGCCAATAAAAGGCATCCTCGCTACATCATCTGCCGCAAGCCTGTACACCGCTATTTAAAATTCACTCCTAAACAGAATGCCGTATGA
- a CDS encoding nitrogen regulatory IIA protein, with protein sequence MDRYFDKLDKRWQALPLRKQHQYTLYFFVGYLLLTVAVIGKVMYDTSKSGHDMVIEHIENPVLKSKNPARLQDSVSTILKNQIYERK encoded by the coding sequence ATGGACAGGTACTTTGACAAGTTGGACAAACGTTGGCAGGCATTACCCTTGCGCAAGCAACACCAATATACGCTGTACTTCTTTGTGGGTTACCTGCTGCTTACCGTAGCGGTCATTGGCAAAGTGATGTACGATACTTCAAAGTCCGGTCACGATATGGTCATTGAGCATATCGAAAACCCTGTCCTCAAAAGTAAAAACCCTGCAAGGTTGCAGGATAGTGTATCAACAATTTTAAAAAATCAGATTTATGAAAGAAAATGA
- a CDS encoding helix-turn-helix domain-containing protein, with protein sequence MKETFGEYIHKLRLDNGLTLTKLAAALDIDQSTLSKIENGKRNVPAEIIPKLSAFFSLDLKKLEHEYLSERIAELIYPEEETQKLFLAAEEKAKYMRIKNQHQSTLKF encoded by the coding sequence ATGAAAGAAACATTTGGCGAATATATTCACAAGCTAAGATTAGATAATGGTTTAACATTAACTAAACTTGCGGCTGCATTAGACATAGACCAATCTACCTTATCAAAAATTGAAAACGGTAAAAGAAATGTACCTGCTGAAATAATACCGAAACTTTCAGCATTTTTCAGTCTTGACTTAAAAAAATTAGAACACGAGTATCTAAGCGAAAGAATTGCAGAATTAATTTATCCGGAGGAGGAAACTCAAAAGCTATTTTTAGCTGCTGAGGAGAAAGCAAAATATATGAGAATTAAAAACCAACATCAAAGTACACTCAAGTTTTAA
- the traM gene encoding conjugative transposon protein TraM yields the protein MKENENKKSVVRVTEGSPKETADVLQNGTQNNKEKLKKPLIFGLMAIVFVGCMYLIFKPSADKKAIENVGLNDAVPQATGAGMPADKGKAYEQEMLERKEQEKRNALATLSDYWNTEDKKEPTDEQFPDDEESNGFGGGGRNSGRSGNPALNSYRNTQSALSSFYQDDNAETMELRKQVDELKAKLSEKDVPPVATVDDQLKLMEKSYEMAAKYLPQNANTGNAAPANGATPAAAGANQKEQFVSFTPTRKNIVSALYREPSDSAFAADWSQTKNRGFYTAGSTEQAIQPKNSIKACVHEAQTVVGETGVRLRLLEPAKTPQRTIPKGTIVTANAKFQNGRLQLKVTSVELEGNIIPVDITIYDLDGQQGLYVPYSPEMNALTEMAGNMSQTGGTSVMLTQNAGQQVAADLSRGVVQGISGYFAKKVRTPKVTLKAGYQVFLVSKK from the coding sequence ATGAAAGAAAATGAGAACAAAAAATCGGTTGTTCGGGTAACCGAGGGAAGCCCGAAAGAAACCGCTGATGTGCTGCAAAACGGCACACAGAATAACAAGGAAAAGCTCAAAAAGCCTTTAATCTTTGGCTTAATGGCGATTGTCTTCGTGGGTTGTATGTACCTCATATTTAAACCGTCCGCAGATAAAAAGGCAATCGAAAACGTTGGGCTGAACGATGCCGTACCACAGGCTACGGGCGCAGGAATGCCTGCCGACAAAGGCAAGGCTTACGAGCAGGAAATGCTCGAACGTAAAGAGCAGGAAAAACGCAATGCCCTTGCAACGCTTTCTGATTACTGGAATACGGAAGATAAGAAAGAGCCGACCGATGAGCAGTTTCCTGACGATGAGGAAAGCAACGGCTTTGGCGGTGGTGGCAGAAATTCGGGAAGAAGCGGCAACCCTGCTTTGAACAGCTATCGAAATACCCAAAGCGCATTGAGTTCCTTTTATCAGGATGATAACGCTGAAACAATGGAACTCCGTAAGCAAGTGGACGAACTTAAAGCAAAGTTGTCGGAAAAAGATGTGCCACCTGTGGCCACCGTTGACGACCAACTCAAATTAATGGAGAAATCCTATGAAATGGCAGCAAAATATCTTCCGCAAAATGCCAATACCGGAAACGCTGCTCCTGCCAACGGTGCAACTCCTGCTGCTGCGGGTGCTAATCAAAAAGAGCAATTTGTATCGTTCACGCCCACAAGAAAGAACATCGTATCAGCCCTGTACCGTGAACCGTCGGACAGTGCCTTTGCAGCCGATTGGAGCCAAACAAAAAACAGGGGGTTTTATACCGCAGGTTCTACCGAACAGGCAATACAACCTAAAAACAGTATCAAAGCCTGTGTACACGAAGCCCAAACGGTAGTTGGCGAAACGGGTGTGCGTTTACGACTGTTAGAGCCTGCTAAAACCCCGCAACGTACCATACCAAAAGGAACGATTGTAACAGCTAATGCAAAATTTCAGAATGGCAGGCTACAATTAAAAGTTACCTCCGTAGAACTGGAGGGCAATATCATTCCGGTAGATATAACCATTTACGATTTGGACGGACAGCAAGGCTTGTACGTTCCGTATTCGCCCGAAATGAACGCCCTTACCGAAATGGCGGGCAATATGAGCCAGACAGGAGGAACAAGCGTAATGCTTACGCAGAATGCCGGACAACAGGTTGCCGCAGACTTAAGCCGTGGCGTGGTACAGGGTATTTCGGGCTATTTCGCCAAGAAAGTAAGAACGCCAAAAGTTACACTCAAAGCAGGCTATCAGGTCTTCCTTGTATCTAAAAAATAA
- a CDS encoding TraG family conjugative transposon ATPase produces MRNVAKTTTLENKFPLLAVENNCILSKDADITACFEVRLPELFTVASAEYEAIHSAWHKAIKTLPDFTVIHKQDWYIKESYAPDLAIKDQSFLSKSYQRHFNERPFLNHYCYLFLTKTTKERMRMQSNFSSLCKGTLIPKEIRNKETIHRFMEAVAQFERIVNDSGFVSLRRLTEEDIIGTDDTQGLLEQYLTLSRGAGTPMQDIALGGEEVRIGNKRLCLHTLSDTDDLPGTVSADTRFEKLSTDRSDCRLSFAAPVGLLLSCNHIYNQYLFLDNSEDNLQKFEKSARNMHSLARYSRANQINKEWIEKYLNEAHSFGLSSIRAHFNIMAWSEDPAELKQLKNDCGSALALMECKPRHNTTDVATLYWAGMPGNAGDFPSEESFYTFIEPALCFFTEETNYHNSPSPFGIKMADRLTGKPIHLDISDLPMKRGIITNRNKFILGPSGSGKSFFTNHMVRQYYEQGAHVLLVDTGNSYQGLCELIKGKTKGEDGVYFTYTEDNPIAFNPFYTDDGVFDIEKRESIKTLILTLWKRDDEPPTRSEEVALSNAVSGYIERIKTEDVYPSFNGFYEYVKGGYRKVLEEKQVREKDFDIANFLNVLEPYYKGGEYDYLLNSNKQLDLLSKRFIVFEIDAIKDHKILFPIVTIIIMEVFINKMRRLKGIRKLILIEEAWKAIAKEGMAEYIKYLFKTVRKFFGEAIVVTQEVDDIIQSPIVKESIINNSDCKILLDQRKYMNKFDDIQAMLGLTDKEKGQVLSINMNNDASRLYKEVWIGLGGTHSAVYATEVSLEEYLAYTTEETEKMEVMQLAAELDGNVELAIKHIAMQRRDNSNQ; encoded by the coding sequence ATGAGAAATGTAGCAAAGACCACCACACTGGAAAACAAATTTCCGTTGCTGGCAGTAGAGAACAACTGCATTCTTTCCAAAGATGCAGATATTACCGCCTGCTTTGAAGTACGCTTGCCGGAACTGTTCACGGTAGCTTCTGCGGAGTACGAAGCGATACATTCCGCCTGGCACAAGGCTATTAAAACCCTGCCTGATTTTACGGTCATTCACAAACAGGATTGGTACATCAAGGAAAGTTATGCGCCCGATTTGGCAATAAAAGACCAGAGTTTTTTATCGAAATCTTACCAACGCCATTTCAACGAGCGACCGTTCTTAAACCATTACTGTTACCTGTTTCTTACGAAGACCACTAAGGAAAGAATGCGGATGCAAAGCAACTTCAGTTCGCTTTGCAAAGGTACGCTGATACCGAAGGAAATCAGGAACAAGGAAACGATACACCGCTTTATGGAGGCGGTCGCCCAGTTTGAGCGTATCGTGAACGATAGCGGTTTTGTAAGCCTGCGACGTTTGACCGAAGAGGACATTATCGGCACGGACGATACGCAGGGATTACTGGAACAGTACCTCACGCTATCGAGGGGAGCCGGAACACCAATGCAGGACATCGCATTGGGAGGTGAAGAAGTCCGTATCGGCAACAAAAGGTTGTGCCTGCACACGCTTTCCGATACGGACGACCTGCCCGGAACGGTATCGGCAGATACCCGTTTTGAAAAGCTATCTACCGACCGTAGCGACTGCCGTTTATCATTCGCTGCGCCTGTGGGCTTGTTGTTAAGCTGCAACCACATCTACAACCAGTATTTGTTTTTGGATAACAGCGAAGACAACCTGCAAAAGTTTGAGAAGTCCGCACGGAATATGCACTCGCTGGCGAGGTACAGCCGTGCCAACCAAATCAACAAAGAGTGGATAGAAAAGTACCTGAACGAAGCCCACAGCTTCGGGCTGTCTTCTATCCGTGCGCACTTCAACATTATGGCGTGGTCGGAAGACCCTGCGGAACTGAAGCAGCTAAAGAACGATTGCGGTAGTGCATTGGCACTGATGGAGTGTAAGCCACGCCACAACACAACGGACGTAGCCACTTTGTATTGGGCAGGAATGCCGGGCAATGCGGGCGACTTTCCTAGTGAGGAAAGTTTTTACACTTTTATCGAACCTGCGCTGTGCTTCTTCACGGAAGAAACCAACTACCACAATTCGCCCTCGCCGTTTGGTATCAAGATGGCTGACAGGCTTACAGGAAAACCTATCCATTTGGATATTTCCGACCTGCCTATGAAACGGGGTATCATCACGAACCGGAACAAGTTTATACTTGGTCCATCGGGTTCGGGTAAATCGTTCTTCACAAACCATATGGTACGGCAGTATTACGAACAGGGCGCACACGTACTGTTGGTAGATACGGGTAACTCTTATCAGGGCTTATGCGAACTCATCAAAGGAAAGACCAAAGGCGAAGACGGTGTTTACTTCACTTATACCGAAGATAACCCGATTGCCTTTAACCCTTTCTATACAGATGATGGCGTGTTCGACATTGAGAAGCGGGAAAGTATCAAAACCCTGATACTGACCTTATGGAAACGTGATGATGAACCGCCGACCCGTTCTGAAGAAGTTGCCCTTTCCAATGCGGTAAGCGGTTATATCGAACGTATCAAAACGGAAGATGTTTACCCGTCATTCAACGGTTTCTATGAGTATGTAAAAGGCGGCTACCGCAAGGTACTGGAAGAAAAGCAGGTCAGGGAAAAGGACTTTGACATTGCCAATTTCCTGAACGTACTCGAACCCTATTACAAGGGTGGCGAGTATGATTATTTGCTGAACTCCAACAAGCAGTTAGACCTGCTTTCCAAACGCTTTATCGTGTTTGAAATTGATGCGATTAAAGACCACAAAATCCTCTTTCCCATAGTTACGATTATCATTATGGAGGTGTTCATCAACAAGATGCGCCGACTGAAAGGTATTCGCAAGCTCATCTTAATTGAGGAGGCTTGGAAAGCGATTGCCAAAGAGGGAATGGCAGAATACATCAAGTATCTTTTTAAGACTGTCCGCAAATTCTTTGGAGAAGCGATTGTCGTAACGCAGGAAGTGGACGACATCATCCAGTCGCCTATTGTCAAAGAAAGTATCATCAACAACTCCGACTGTAAAATCCTGCTTGACCAACGCAAGTATATGAACAAGTTTGATGATATACAGGCGATGTTGGGGCTTACTGACAAAGAGAAAGGGCAGGTACTTTCCATCAATATGAACAACGATGCAAGCCGACTTTACAAAGAGGTTTGGATTGGCTTAGGTGGTACGCACTCGGCAGTCTATGCCACCGAAGTTAGTTTGGAGGAATACCTCGCCTATACGACCGAAGAAACCGAAAAAATGGAAGTAATGCAGCTTGCTGCTGAACTGGACGGCAATGTAGAACTCGCCATTAAGCATATCGCAATGCAAAGGCGGGACAATTCAAATCAATAG
- the traJ gene encoding conjugative transposon protein TraJ, whose amino-acid sequence MEWDNLHELLRSLYDDMMPLAGDMAAVAKGLAGLGALFYVALKVWQALSRAEPIDMFPLLRPFALGLCIMFFPTIVLGTINAVLSPVVVGTHQILEDQVLDLNKLQQQKDQLEYEAMVRNPETAYMVSDEEFDKKLDELGWSPSDIGTMAGMYMDRQAYKIEKAIKDWFRNLLEILFQAAALVIDTIRTFFLIVLSILGPIAFAISVWDGFQSTLSQWLTRYVSVYLWLPVSDLFSSMLARIQSLILERDIAMLADPTYIPDTSNTVYIIFMIIGIIGYFTIPTVTGWVIQAGGAGNFTRNVNSTAMKAGNIAGAGAGSTVGNIGGKLMNK is encoded by the coding sequence ATGGAATGGGATAATCTTCACGAACTCCTGCGTTCGCTTTATGACGATATGATGCCGCTTGCAGGCGATATGGCGGCAGTAGCTAAGGGTTTGGCGGGATTGGGAGCATTGTTCTATGTGGCATTAAAGGTTTGGCAGGCTTTAAGCCGTGCCGAACCTATTGATATGTTCCCTTTGCTGCGCCCGTTCGCTTTAGGGCTTTGTATTATGTTCTTCCCGACCATCGTATTGGGAACCATCAATGCAGTATTAAGCCCGGTGGTAGTAGGAACCCACCAAATACTGGAAGACCAGGTGCTTGACCTGAACAAGCTGCAACAGCAGAAAGACCAGTTGGAATACGAGGCAATGGTAAGGAACCCCGAAACCGCCTATATGGTATCAGACGAAGAGTTTGATAAAAAACTGGACGAACTGGGATGGTCGCCCTCCGACATTGGAACAATGGCGGGTATGTATATGGACAGGCAAGCCTACAAGATAGAGAAAGCCATAAAGGATTGGTTTCGCAATCTATTGGAAATACTCTTTCAGGCGGCGGCTTTGGTCATTGATACCATACGAACGTTTTTCCTGATAGTCCTCTCCATACTCGGACCAATAGCCTTTGCTATTTCCGTATGGGACGGCTTTCAGTCCACGCTCTCGCAATGGCTCACGAGGTACGTCAGCGTTTACCTGTGGCTTCCTGTTTCGGACTTGTTCAGCTCAATGTTGGCAAGAATACAATCCCTCATTTTAGAAAGGGATATAGCAATGCTTGCCGACCCCACCTATATACCTGATACGAGCAATACCGTGTACATCATTTTTATGATTATCGGCATCATCGGGTACTTCACTATCCCGACAGTAACAGGTTGGGTAATCCAAGCCGGAGGCGCAGGAAACTTTACCCGCAATGTAAACTCCACAGCAATGAAAGCCGGAAACATCGCCGGAGCAGGCGCAGGCTCAACAGTTGGAAACATCGGCGGTAAACTGATGAATAAATAA
- the dcm gene encoding DNA (cytosine-5-)-methyltransferase — protein sequence MVGASLFSSAGIAETYFEEVGINIIAANELVQERADLYQALYPNSKMIAGSILDDKIFKTLVESTPEKLDFLIASPPCQGMSVAGKNRNIEQMLKDERNYLVFKIIDFIKLKSPDFVLIENVPTFFKMVLPYQNQHLKVIEILNLLFGKEYKIEANVYDASEYGVAQRRTRAIIKLYRKDKKWGQPIKSEKQITVEEKIGFLPSIEAGEQSKIKWHFARKHSDNHVLWMKHTPTGKTAFENEEYFPIKSNGEKIKSYNTTYRRIKWDEPAPTITMRNDAISSQLNVHPGRKLKNGTYSDARVLTPLELMLLSSLPQNWNIPDNTPELLIRKCIGECIPPLLIKNIVAQINQ from the coding sequence ATGGTAGGAGCATCATTATTTTCAAGTGCAGGCATAGCAGAAACTTACTTTGAAGAAGTAGGAATTAATATTATCGCTGCTAACGAATTGGTTCAGGAAAGAGCTGACCTATATCAGGCATTGTATCCAAATTCTAAAATGATTGCAGGTAGCATTTTAGACGATAAGATTTTTAAAACACTCGTAGAAAGTACCCCTGAAAAATTAGACTTTCTAATTGCTTCACCACCTTGTCAAGGAATGAGTGTTGCAGGAAAAAATCGGAATATTGAGCAAATGCTTAAAGATGAAAGGAATTATCTTGTTTTTAAAATAATTGATTTCATTAAATTAAAATCTCCCGATTTTGTACTGATAGAAAATGTACCAACATTTTTTAAGATGGTTTTGCCATACCAAAATCAACATTTAAAAGTAATAGAGATTTTAAATCTATTATTCGGCAAAGAATACAAAATTGAAGCTAATGTGTATGATGCTTCTGAATATGGTGTTGCTCAAAGACGGACAAGAGCAATCATAAAATTGTACCGAAAAGACAAAAAATGGGGACAACCTATAAAGTCTGAAAAGCAAATAACAGTCGAAGAAAAGATTGGTTTTTTACCAAGTATTGAGGCAGGAGAACAGTCAAAAATAAAATGGCATTTTGCCCGAAAACATTCGGATAATCACGTACTGTGGATGAAGCATACCCCAACAGGAAAAACTGCTTTTGAAAATGAAGAATACTTTCCTATAAAATCTAATGGAGAAAAAATAAAAAGTTACAATACCACATACCGACGAATTAAATGGGATGAACCCGCTCCCACCATTACAATGCGAAATGATGCAATCAGTTCACAATTGAATGTGCATCCAGGAAGAAAATTAAAAAACGGAACTTATTCTGATGCAAGAGTTTTAACACCTTTGGAGTTAATGTTGTTGTCCTCTCTTCCACAAAATTGGAATATCCCGGATAATACACCTGAATTACTTATTAGAAAATGTATTGGAGAATGTATTCCGCCTTTGTTAATTAAAAATATTGTTGCTCAAATAAATCAATAA
- a CDS encoding DUF4141 domain-containing protein, producing the protein MKKVLYLVCTALMLAVAPSAKAQFVVTDPANLASGIINSANEIIQTSSTVSNVIKNFNEVKKVYDQGKEYYDKLKAINNLVKDARKVQQTVLLVGDVSEMYVQNFGKMMNDPNFTPQELVAIGNGYSALLNESTELLKELKQIITSSSLSLNDKERMDIIDRVYKEVKDYHSLVRYYTNKNISVSYLRAKKKNDAQRVLQLYGTANQKYW; encoded by the coding sequence ATGAAAAAAGTATTGTATCTGGTGTGTACGGCACTGATGCTTGCCGTAGCACCGTCAGCAAAAGCCCAGTTTGTAGTTACTGACCCTGCAAACCTGGCTTCAGGAATTATCAACTCTGCGAACGAAATCATACAGACTTCTTCGACCGTGAGCAATGTGATAAAGAACTTCAACGAAGTGAAGAAAGTGTACGACCAGGGTAAGGAATATTATGACAAGCTGAAAGCCATCAACAACCTTGTGAAAGATGCCCGTAAGGTGCAACAAACGGTATTGTTGGTGGGCGATGTGTCTGAAATGTATGTGCAGAATTTTGGCAAGATGATGAACGACCCAAATTTCACACCGCAGGAATTAGTCGCCATCGGCAATGGTTATTCGGCACTGCTCAATGAAAGTACGGAACTGCTGAAAGAATTGAAGCAGATTATAACCTCTTCAAGCCTTTCGCTAAATGACAAAGAGCGTATGGATATTATTGACCGAGTGTACAAAGAAGTTAAGGATTACCACAGCCTTGTACGCTACTACACCAATAAGAACATTTCTGTAAGCTACCTAAGAGCGAAAAAGAAAAACGATGCCCAAAGAGTGCTTCAACTCTACGGAACTGCTAACCAAAAATACTGGTAA
- the traN gene encoding conjugative transposon protein TraN, which yields MKNHLKTFWAIALILGFAVTTYAQDSATAKTPLALGKIEPYRMEVTYDKTSHLIFPTAIRYVDLGSEYLIAGKAEDAENVLRVKASVRDFEPETNFSVITNDGRFYSFNVYYSSYPEALSYDLLTMQKAVDKANGNDVLFEELGNNSPSLAGLLLETIYKKDKRIVKHIGAKSFGIQFILKGIYIHNGKYYFHTELRNRTNVPFQIDFINFKVVDKKVAKRTVVQEHPLTPLRTYKPLDGIAGKSTEQNVFLLDQFTIADDKVLLIEIFEKNGGRHQTLQVENSDLIKARLIDDMYLKF from the coding sequence ATGAAAAATCATTTAAAAACCTTTTGGGCAATTGCCCTGATACTCGGCTTTGCCGTAACAACTTATGCACAGGATAGTGCAACTGCAAAAACACCGCTTGCATTGGGCAAGATAGAACCGTATCGTATGGAAGTTACCTACGATAAAACTTCGCACCTGATTTTCCCGACCGCCATCCGTTACGTGGATTTGGGCAGCGAATACCTGATTGCAGGTAAGGCTGAAGATGCCGAAAACGTATTGCGTGTAAAGGCATCGGTAAGGGACTTTGAGCCGGAAACGAATTTTTCCGTTATCACGAATGACGGGCGTTTTTACAGCTTCAACGTGTATTACAGTTCCTACCCGGAGGCATTAAGCTACGACCTGCTCACAATGCAAAAAGCGGTGGATAAAGCCAACGGTAACGATGTGCTTTTTGAGGAACTGGGTAACAATTCTCCCTCACTGGCAGGCTTGCTACTGGAAACCATTTACAAGAAAGACAAGCGCATTGTAAAGCATATCGGGGCTAAGAGTTTCGGCATTCAGTTTATCCTCAAAGGCATCTACATCCACAACGGTAAATACTATTTCCATACGGAATTGAGAAACCGTACCAATGTGCCGTTTCAGATTGATTTTATCAATTTCAAAGTGGTGGATAAAAAGGTAGCCAAACGTACCGTAGTGCAGGAACATCCTTTAACGCCTTTGAGAACTTACAAGCCATTGGACGGCATTGCCGGAAAATCGACCGAACAAAACGTGTTCCTGTTAGACCAGTTTACCATTGCCGATGATAAGGTGCTGCTGATTGAGATTTTCGAGAAGAACGGGGGCAGACATCAAACATTGCAGGTCGAAAATTCCGATTTAATCAAAGCTCGTTTGATTGACGATATGTACCTGAAATTTTAA
- the traK gene encoding conjugative transposon protein TraK codes for MEFKTLRNIENSFRQIRLYAIVFAVLCIGVVGYAVWHSYRFAEEQRQKIYVLDNGKSLMLALSQDASINRPVEAREHVRRFHELFFTLAPDKNAIESNMGRAFNLADKSAFDYYKDLSEKGYYSRIISGNVQQRIEVDSVVCNFDNYPYAVRTYAKQFIIRSSNVTRRNLITTCYLVNSVRSDNNPQGFNIEKFAVVENRDIEVIER; via the coding sequence ATGGAATTTAAAACGCTAAGAAATATCGAAAACAGCTTTAGGCAGATAAGATTATATGCCATTGTGTTTGCGGTTCTCTGCATTGGCGTGGTAGGATACGCCGTATGGCACTCCTACCGCTTTGCAGAAGAACAACGCCAAAAAATCTATGTACTGGATAACGGCAAATCCCTGATGCTTGCCTTGTCGCAGGATGCGAGCATCAACCGCCCGGTTGAAGCAAGGGAACACGTCAGGAGATTTCACGAACTGTTCTTTACCCTTGCCCCTGATAAAAACGCTATTGAAAGCAATATGGGCAGGGCATTCAACCTTGCCGATAAAAGTGCATTTGATTACTACAAAGACTTGTCGGAAAAGGGCTATTACAGCCGTATCATTTCAGGGAACGTGCAGCAACGCATAGAGGTGGATAGTGTGGTTTGCAATTTCGACAACTATCCCTATGCAGTGCGCACCTATGCCAAACAGTTCATCATCCGGTCAAGCAACGTAACCAGGCGTAACCTTATTACTACCTGCTATCTCGTCAACTCCGTTCGTTCCGACAATAATCCGCAGGGCTTCAATATTGAAAAATTTGCAGTCGTTGAAAACAGGGACATTGAAGTTATCGAACGCTAA
- a CDS encoding DUF4134 domain-containing protein: MEKQRKKVWLAALAMLSAIGAFAQGNGSAGINEATQMVTSYFDPATQLIYAIGAVVGLIGGVKVYNKFSSGDPDTSKTAASWFGACIFLIVAATILRSFFL, translated from the coding sequence ATGGAAAAACAGAGAAAAAAAGTTTGGCTGGCAGCCTTGGCAATGCTGTCAGCAATTGGTGCGTTCGCACAGGGAAACGGCTCGGCAGGTATCAACGAGGCTACCCAAATGGTAACCTCTTATTTCGACCCCGCAACGCAGTTAATCTACGCCATCGGTGCGGTAGTCGGGTTAATCGGGGGCGTTAAGGTGTACAACAAATTCAGTTCCGGCGACCCCGACACGAGTAAGACTGCAGCTTCGTGGTTCGGTGCGTGTATCTTCCTGATTGTTGCCGCTACCATCCTGCGTTCATTCTTCCTTTAA